The following coding sequences are from one Venturia canescens isolate UGA chromosome 5, ASM1945775v1, whole genome shotgun sequence window:
- the RhoL gene encoding ras-like GTP-binding protein RhoL, which produces MCVGKGKKVAEQDNMTSRIRPLKITAVGDGMVGKTCMLITYASNKFPVEYVPTVFDNYAGIIWVDGQQFNLTLWDTAGQEDYERLRPLSYPNTDCFLLCFSVNSRSSYENVASKWHPEIKFHCPNVPIVLVGTKGDLRSDESVDVITMRDCKKMRDKIRASKYVECSAMKQEGLEEVFVEAIRAVLKKPSSRKLCCIL; this is translated from the exons ATGTGCGtcggaaaaggaaaaaaag TTGCGGAACAAGACAATATGACGTCTCGGATCAGACCGTTAAAGATCACTGCTGTGGGTGATGGAATGGTTGGAAAAACGTGCATGCTCATCACGTACGCCTCGAACAAATTTCCAGTTGAATACGTACCGACAGT GTTCGACAACTATGCGGGCATTATTTGGGTCGACGGTCAACAATTTAATTTAACCCTGTGGGACACTGCTGGACAGGAAGATTACGAACGACTTCGACCACTTTCGTATCCAAAC ACGGATTGCTTCCTGCTGTGTTTCTCAGTGAATTCCAGAAGCTCTTACGAGAATGTTGCGAGCAAATGGCATCCGGAAATCAAATTCCACTGTCCGAACGTGCCGATCGTCCTCGTTG gTACGAAAGGAGACTTAAGAAGCGACGAAAGCGTGGACGTGATAACGATGCGAGATTGCAAGAAAATGCGGGACAAAATCCGAGCTTCGAAGTACGTCGAGTGTTCAGCTATGAAGCAAGAAGGTCTCGAGGAAGTTTTCGTCGAAGCGATAAGAGCGGTACTCAAGAAGCCATCGTCGAGAAAGTTGTGCTGCATTCTGTGA